The following are from one region of the Actinomycetota bacterium genome:
- a CDS encoding glycosyltransferase, translated as MRYAVGLAEAGVAVRVVAPHDPGLPDAHDVAGIPVRRVRYGPDRAEDLAYRGEMHLRVRHPRRAVRAARLVGALARTVRAECRAWGPHVLDVHWLVPGGMVTWLAGVRLPSQVVVHGTDVALVTAGPIRRVIARRLLDRFELVAASSGPLAEELRSALGRAADAVAPMPYAVPPADPGPPPGQDRILAVGRLVAEKGHADLVEAVATLRAEGRRSVSLTVVGDGPERDRLAAMAEERDVPLTLPGAVSPADLEARYARADVVAVPSHREGFGLVAAEALARKRPVVASNVGGLAEIVTDGVTGWVVAPRDPRRLKEALAAALDDPDEGRRRAAAGARRVHERWSAAQLGRDVADRLRRLAASERN; from the coding sequence TTGCGGTACGCGGTCGGCCTGGCCGAGGCCGGGGTGGCGGTGCGGGTGGTGGCGCCGCACGACCCCGGCCTGCCCGACGCGCACGATGTCGCCGGGATCCCCGTGCGTCGGGTGCGCTACGGACCGGATCGCGCCGAGGACCTCGCCTACCGCGGCGAGATGCACCTCCGAGTGCGCCATCCCCGCAGGGCGGTGCGCGCCGCCCGGCTGGTCGGGGCGCTGGCGCGGACGGTCCGTGCCGAGTGCCGCGCCTGGGGTCCGCACGTCCTCGACGTGCACTGGCTCGTGCCTGGCGGGATGGTGACGTGGCTGGCCGGCGTTCGTCTCCCGAGTCAGGTCGTGGTCCACGGCACCGACGTGGCACTGGTCACGGCCGGGCCGATCCGGCGGGTGATCGCACGCCGGCTGCTGGACCGTTTCGAGCTCGTCGCGGCGTCGTCGGGGCCGCTCGCCGAGGAGCTGCGATCGGCGCTGGGCCGAGCGGCCGACGCCGTCGCCCCGATGCCGTACGCGGTCCCGCCCGCCGATCCGGGTCCCCCGCCCGGTCAGGACCGCATCCTGGCGGTCGGTCGCCTGGTGGCGGAGAAGGGCCACGCCGATCTCGTCGAGGCGGTGGCGACCCTACGGGCCGAGGGCCGTCGTTCGGTGTCGCTCACCGTGGTCGGAGACGGACCCGAACGTGATCGTCTGGCCGCGATGGCGGAGGAACGAGACGTGCCGCTGACGCTGCCCGGCGCCGTGTCACCCGCCGACCTCGAGGCCAGGTACGCGCGCGCCGACGTCGTGGCGGTGCCCAGTCACCGGGAGGGCTTCGGCCTGGTGGCGGCGGAAGCCTTGGCGCGAAAACGTCCGGTTGTGGCGTCCAACGTCGGTGGGCTCGCGGAGATCGTCACCGACGGTGTGACCGGGTGGGTCGTCGCACCGCGTGACCCCCGACGGCTGAAGGAGGCGCTCGCCGCGGCGCTCGACGACCCCGACGAGGGCCGCAGGCGGGCTGCCGCCGGCGCTCGACGCGTCCACGAGCGCTGGTCTGCCGCCCAGCTGGGACGTGACGTTGCCGATCGGCTCAGGCGCCTGGCAGCCTCCGAGCGCAACTGA
- a CDS encoding glycosyltransferase family 2 protein — protein MPADDAVTVSAVVPVHDEVEALPAFHDELLEALPSWGSGDCEVIYVDDGSTDGSGELLEKFHAEHPDLVRVVTLRRNFGKSGALAAGFDAARGEVVVTLDADGQDDPFEVPKLLNHIAHGDDVVGGWRRRRQDRLVKRWTSRLYNASTRAFTGLPIHDFNTGLKAFRSEVVRELPLYGEFHRFVPVLAHDLGFRVTEVPVAHRPRQLGRSKYVSVTRFPKTLLDLLTVLFLTRFAERPLYLFGGFGLILSLLGGAAIGYLVILKVVTGAGIGTRPLLQLGVVTLLVGVQLVGIGLIGDVLRHTVGAREDPYRVRRTLP, from the coding sequence GTGCCGGCTGACGACGCAGTGACCGTCTCCGCGGTCGTCCCGGTCCACGACGAGGTCGAAGCGCTCCCCGCGTTCCACGACGAGCTCCTGGAGGCGCTCCCGTCGTGGGGTTCGGGTGATTGCGAGGTCATCTACGTCGACGACGGATCGACCGACGGCAGCGGGGAGCTGCTCGAGAAGTTCCACGCCGAGCATCCCGACCTGGTCCGTGTCGTGACGTTACGGCGCAACTTCGGCAAATCCGGGGCGCTCGCCGCCGGGTTCGACGCCGCACGCGGTGAGGTGGTCGTCACCCTCGACGCCGACGGTCAGGACGACCCGTTCGAGGTCCCGAAGCTGCTCAACCACATCGCGCACGGCGACGACGTGGTCGGTGGGTGGCGGCGACGGCGGCAGGACCGCCTCGTCAAACGGTGGACCTCGCGCTTGTACAACGCGTCGACCCGGGCGTTCACCGGACTGCCGATCCACGACTTCAACACCGGGTTGAAGGCGTTCCGCAGCGAGGTCGTCCGTGAACTTCCCCTGTACGGAGAGTTCCACCGGTTCGTCCCGGTGCTGGCCCACGATCTCGGCTTCCGCGTCACCGAGGTGCCGGTCGCACACCGTCCCCGCCAGCTGGGTCGCTCGAAGTACGTGTCGGTGACCCGCTTCCCGAAGACGCTGCTCGACCTGCTCACGGTGTTGTTCCTCACCCGGTTCGCCGAGCGTCCCCTGTACCTGTTCGGCGGGTTCGGGCTGATCCTGTCGCTCCTCGGCGGGGCAGCGATCGGGTACCTCGTGATCCTCAAGGTCGTGACCGGCGCCGGGATCGGGACGCGACCGCTCCTCCAGCTGGGCGTGGTGACGCTCCTTGTGGGGGTGCAGCTGGTGGGGATCGGGCTGATCGGCGACGTTCTCCGTCACACGGTCGGGGCGCGTGAGGACCCCTACCGCGTGCGCCGGACCCTGCCCTGA
- a CDS encoding glycosyltransferase — protein MDDTDWPTVTVVVINYNGRDYLATCLDSLLGQDYPQERVEVVFIDNASRDGSPEFVREHYPQVQVIVNDTNTGFAPAVNQGARAGNGDIVALINNDAVAQPAWLRELVKPLIMYDQVACTGGLVLNARGETVDFAGGEAAFYGHGFAAHREEPPPDDLVLGPTLFVSGTSMATHRRLFLDVGGFDQDYFAFFEDVDFGWRLWVMGYEVWFVPTAVVHHRHHGTIERFGEPRERYLLERNALATIFKNYGDDTLARTLPASVILSMLRGFFNEGSDLGDYRITSEDEPEPQPHVTPMTGAHLAALRDFGLWLEPLRNKRGEVQQRRRRDDRDIMRLFRKAVTPNVPDATFLTVFQAAVDTFDLMWHATTRQRVLILTADSVGPKMAGPAIRAWEMAKTLAREHEVVLGAMSAPKASHPSFKTVHFDAGNAERWIGWAEVIVVQGFIMYHFPEIAESDKAVVVDIYDPFHIEAIVLRRDDPPDERWRTFKSDKDVVNDQLMRGDLFLCASDKQRDFWLGQLAAVGRINPATYDHDPDLRGLLSVAPFGLPTDPPRQERQGIKGAVEGIGEDDVVLLWGGGIYNWFDPVTLIRAVAKAATDDPRLKLFFLGTAHPNPDVPTMVRASDARRVAEELDVLGSHVFFNDGWVDYDDRANFLLDADVGVSTHFLHLETELSFRTRILDYLWAGLPIVCTEGDSLSRLVRRHDLGEVVRSQDVDDLAGALLRIADRERFAEARRNVEELAPTMTWERMLAPLMEFCRFPRRAPDVERPDNPYVNVGKIKRRRRSPVQLARRFVEVTQDKGLANALRMAQNSIRVRAGVARKRREVIRS, from the coding sequence GTGGACGACACGGACTGGCCGACCGTCACGGTCGTGGTGATCAACTACAACGGCCGCGACTACCTGGCGACGTGTCTCGACTCGCTCCTCGGTCAGGACTACCCGCAGGAACGCGTCGAGGTCGTCTTCATCGACAACGCCAGCCGCGACGGGTCGCCTGAGTTCGTCCGCGAGCACTACCCGCAGGTGCAGGTGATCGTCAACGACACCAACACCGGCTTCGCCCCGGCGGTCAACCAGGGCGCCCGCGCCGGCAACGGCGACATCGTCGCGCTGATCAACAACGATGCCGTCGCTCAGCCCGCATGGCTCCGCGAGCTCGTCAAGCCGCTGATCATGTACGACCAGGTCGCGTGCACCGGCGGGCTCGTGCTCAACGCGCGCGGGGAGACGGTCGACTTCGCCGGGGGTGAAGCCGCCTTCTACGGCCACGGGTTCGCCGCCCACCGCGAGGAACCTCCGCCGGACGACCTCGTGCTGGGCCCCACCCTGTTCGTCAGCGGGACGTCCATGGCCACACACCGGCGCCTGTTCCTCGACGTCGGTGGGTTCGATCAGGACTACTTCGCCTTCTTCGAGGACGTCGACTTCGGTTGGCGGCTGTGGGTCATGGGCTACGAGGTGTGGTTCGTCCCGACGGCGGTGGTCCACCACCGCCACCACGGCACGATCGAGCGGTTCGGCGAGCCACGCGAGCGTTACCTGCTCGAACGCAACGCGCTGGCCACCATCTTCAAGAACTACGGCGACGACACGCTGGCGCGCACACTCCCGGCTTCGGTGATCTTGAGCATGCTCCGCGGCTTCTTCAACGAAGGCAGCGATCTCGGTGACTACCGCATCACCAGCGAAGACGAGCCGGAGCCGCAGCCGCACGTCACGCCGATGACCGGCGCGCACCTGGCGGCGCTGCGCGACTTCGGGTTGTGGCTCGAGCCGCTCCGCAACAAGCGGGGCGAGGTGCAGCAACGTCGGCGCCGCGACGACCGCGACATCATGCGGCTGTTCCGCAAGGCCGTGACGCCCAACGTCCCCGACGCGACGTTCCTCACCGTCTTCCAGGCTGCGGTCGACACGTTCGACCTGATGTGGCACGCCACCACCCGTCAGCGCGTGCTGATCCTCACAGCGGACAGCGTCGGCCCGAAGATGGCAGGACCGGCGATCCGTGCCTGGGAGATGGCCAAGACACTGGCGCGGGAGCACGAGGTCGTCCTCGGCGCGATGAGCGCGCCCAAGGCGTCGCACCCGTCGTTCAAGACGGTCCACTTCGACGCCGGGAACGCCGAACGGTGGATCGGGTGGGCCGAGGTGATCGTGGTGCAGGGCTTCATCATGTACCACTTCCCGGAGATCGCCGAGTCGGACAAGGCCGTGGTGGTCGACATCTACGATCCCTTCCACATCGAGGCGATCGTGCTCCGCCGTGACGATCCGCCCGACGAGCGTTGGCGGACCTTCAAGAGCGACAAGGACGTGGTCAACGACCAGCTCATGCGCGGCGACCTGTTCCTGTGCGCCTCGGACAAGCAGCGGGATTTCTGGCTGGGGCAGCTGGCCGCCGTCGGGCGGATCAACCCCGCCACCTACGACCACGACCCGGATCTGCGCGGACTGCTGTCGGTCGCGCCGTTCGGGCTCCCGACCGACCCCCCACGCCAGGAACGGCAGGGGATCAAAGGCGCGGTCGAGGGGATCGGCGAGGACGACGTCGTGCTGCTGTGGGGCGGGGGGATCTACAACTGGTTCGACCCGGTGACGTTGATCCGGGCGGTCGCCAAAGCCGCCACCGACGACCCGCGGCTGAAGCTGTTCTTCCTCGGCACCGCCCATCCCAACCCCGACGTCCCCACGATGGTCCGCGCCTCGGACGCGCGTCGCGTCGCCGAGGAGCTCGACGTCCTTGGCTCCCACGTCTTCTTCAACGATGGCTGGGTGGACTACGACGACCGCGCCAACTTCCTGCTGGACGCCGACGTGGGCGTCTCCACGCACTTCCTGCACCTCGAGACGGAGCTGTCGTTCCGGACCCGGATCCTCGACTACCTGTGGGCCGGCCTCCCGATCGTGTGCACCGAGGGGGATTCGCTGTCGCGACTGGTGCGCCGACATGACCTCGGCGAGGTGGTGCGATCGCAGGACGTCGACGACCTGGCTGGCGCACTGCTACGCATCGCCGACCGCGAGCGCTTCGCCGAGGCCCGCCGCAACGTCGAGGAGCTCGCCCCGACGATGACGTGGGAACGGATGCTCGCGCCGCTGATGGAGTTCTGCCGGTTCCCGCGTCGCGCGCCCGACGTCGAACGACCCGACAACCCCTATGTCAACGTCGGGAAGATCAAGCGCCGGCGCCGCTCGCCGGTGCAGCTCGCGCGTCGTTTCGTCGAGGTCACTCAGGACAAGGGGCTGGCCAACGCCCTGCGCATGGCGCAAAACTCCATCCGGGTGCGTGCCGGTGTGGCCCGGAAGCGTCGCGAGGTCATCCGGAGCTGA
- a CDS encoding cell wall-binding repeat-containing protein: protein MDATISPRRPVAAAVAIVVAAATLTMLGPPSAAAATPLSVVVAGAAGHECPDASTLSFPVRVEGGASTMPIHVDYVTVAATTTPATAGADYVAKEGTVTIPAGQHRGEATVDVICDQAAEGDETFHVVFKNLRGDATFHGGGSKKLVTGTILNGAPLPGPQYRALDAAPVREGAGDAVFLVELTDTSAGGSALVSTRDGTATAGQDYRTHNVTVVWAPGDPENRKPVRVPIINDTAAGEGPETFSITVTAAGVTKPAAQAVIDDDDGAFVDVSDARVSEGAGATVTFSSLVPACVVWRTADGTATSSSDYVAQSSQGTAIDAGNTTVTVPIEADGVVDDFEEHLYVIIDRVNAVSGANCTQDLSTVAVRGDWIGQVTIVDDEWAIEGASVDEGAPDTTSTMIFTVTLAASPDRPVTAFYSTRDEASATPDVDYVAITDATLTIPEGQRTASVAVEVKGDAAPEANETFLAVLGRPGANVSCCGPHVARGVIIDDDVTANAGPDRTVDSEELVTFTGTSAGGGGDKTFTWEFGDGTTASGQEVTHRYATPGVYTVTLTVTDAGSGTQTTDTARITVVDTGVVGRSWGASRIETAVAVSRDHWPQALDVVLATAYNYPDALAAGGFAAELDAPLLLTEQDRLRADVRAELSRLRTEKVWIMGGTAAVSQQVEDDLRAAGYRVERVKGPERFATAADAARRVGPSAQGEVVIALGSHADENRAWPDALSAGSFAALADPLPTLLTASDVLPAPTAQALADMNVRRIFLLGGEAAISRAVEDRLRGSGYQVQRIGGAHRFETSAMVAAVTLPRMPAGQVHGVYATGRNYPDGLSGGALAARLGGPVLLVPPDSLAGMPAVADLLRAHAHRFDLGTVVGGTAAVAETVRGQLQAAMTAT from the coding sequence GTGGACGCCACCATCTCGCCGCGACGGCCCGTCGCTGCGGCCGTCGCGATCGTCGTTGCCGCCGCGACGCTGACGATGCTCGGTCCTCCATCGGCCGCGGCGGCGACGCCCCTCAGCGTCGTCGTGGCCGGCGCGGCCGGCCACGAATGCCCCGACGCCAGCACCCTGTCGTTCCCGGTCAGGGTCGAGGGTGGCGCGTCCACCATGCCGATCCACGTCGACTACGTCACGGTCGCCGCGACCACGACTCCCGCCACCGCGGGCGCCGACTACGTCGCGAAGGAAGGGACCGTCACGATCCCCGCCGGGCAGCACCGTGGCGAAGCGACCGTCGACGTGATCTGCGACCAGGCCGCTGAGGGCGACGAGACCTTCCACGTCGTGTTCAAGAACCTGCGTGGGGACGCCACCTTCCACGGCGGGGGTTCGAAGAAGCTGGTCACCGGCACGATCCTCAACGGCGCGCCGCTGCCCGGCCCCCAGTACCGCGCGCTCGACGCGGCCCCGGTGAGAGAGGGCGCCGGTGACGCGGTCTTCCTGGTCGAGCTGACCGACACCTCGGCGGGGGGCAGCGCCCTTGTCTCCACCCGCGACGGCACCGCGACGGCCGGACAGGACTACCGGACCCACAACGTCACGGTCGTGTGGGCACCCGGCGACCCGGAGAACCGCAAGCCGGTCCGCGTTCCGATCATCAATGACACCGCAGCCGGAGAGGGGCCCGAGACCTTCTCCATCACCGTGACCGCCGCCGGGGTGACCAAGCCGGCCGCGCAGGCGGTGATCGACGACGACGACGGCGCCTTCGTCGACGTCAGCGACGCCAGGGTCAGCGAGGGTGCGGGTGCGACCGTCACGTTCAGCTCGTTGGTCCCCGCGTGCGTCGTCTGGCGCACCGCTGATGGCACCGCAACGAGCTCCTCGGACTACGTCGCGCAGAGCAGCCAGGGGACGGCGATCGACGCCGGCAACACCACCGTCACCGTGCCGATCGAAGCGGACGGTGTCGTCGACGACTTCGAGGAACACCTCTACGTCATCATCGACCGCGTCAACGCTGTTTCCGGCGCGAACTGCACCCAGGACCTGTCAACCGTGGCGGTGCGCGGCGACTGGATCGGGCAGGTCACCATCGTCGACGACGAGTGGGCGATCGAGGGCGCGTCGGTCGACGAAGGGGCCCCCGACACGACCAGCACCATGATCTTCACCGTGACCCTCGCGGCGAGCCCCGACCGGCCCGTCACGGCCTTCTACAGCACCAGGGACGAGGCATCTGCCACGCCAGACGTCGACTACGTCGCCATCACCGACGCCACACTGACCATCCCCGAGGGCCAGCGGACGGCGTCGGTCGCCGTCGAGGTCAAGGGCGACGCGGCACCGGAGGCCAACGAGACGTTCCTGGCGGTGCTGGGACGCCCCGGAGCGAACGTGTCGTGCTGCGGGCCCCACGTCGCCCGCGGCGTCATCATCGACGACGACGTGACCGCCAACGCCGGACCGGACCGCACGGTGGACTCCGAAGAACTGGTGACGTTCACCGGGACGTCGGCGGGCGGTGGCGGCGACAAGACCTTCACCTGGGAGTTCGGGGACGGGACAACCGCGTCCGGTCAGGAGGTGACGCACCGGTACGCCACCCCGGGCGTCTACACGGTGACGCTGACCGTGACCGACGCCGGCAGCGGGACCCAGACCACCGACACCGCACGGATCACGGTCGTGGACACCGGCGTGGTCGGTCGCTCCTGGGGCGCCTCGCGGATCGAGACCGCCGTCGCGGTCTCGCGTGATCACTGGCCGCAGGCGCTCGATGTGGTGCTGGCGACCGCCTACAACTACCCGGACGCGCTCGCGGCCGGGGGGTTCGCCGCGGAGCTCGACGCCCCCCTGCTGCTGACCGAACAGGATCGGTTGCGGGCCGACGTCCGCGCCGAGCTGAGCCGGCTGCGCACCGAGAAGGTGTGGATCATGGGCGGGACCGCAGCGGTCTCGCAGCAGGTCGAGGACGACCTGCGCGCAGCCGGGTACCGGGTGGAGCGCGTCAAGGGCCCCGAACGGTTCGCCACCGCGGCGGACGCTGCGCGCCGCGTCGGGCCCAGCGCGCAAGGCGAGGTCGTGATCGCCCTCGGGTCACACGCCGACGAGAACCGCGCCTGGCCCGACGCCCTGTCAGCCGGGTCGTTCGCGGCGCTGGCGGATCCGCTGCCGACCCTCCTGACGGCGAGCGACGTCCTGCCGGCCCCGACCGCGCAGGCGTTGGCGGACATGAACGTCCGAAGGATCTTCCTCCTCGGCGGTGAGGCCGCGATCTCCCGCGCCGTCGAGGATCGCCTGCGTGGGTCGGGGTACCAGGTGCAACGGATCGGCGGAGCCCACCGCTTCGAGACCTCGGCGATGGTGGCGGCGGTGACGCTCCCGCGGATGCCGGCCGGGCAGGTCCACGGTGTGTACGCCACCGGCCGCAACTACCCGGACGGTCTCAGCGGCGGAGCGCTCGCCGCACGGTTGGGAGGACCCGTGTTGCTGGTCCCCCCTGACTCGCTCGCCGGGATGCCCGCCGTCGCGGACCTGCTCCGCGCCCACGCCCACCGCTTCGATCTCGGGACGGTCGTCGGCGGCACCGCTGCGGTGGCCGAGACCGTCCGGGGGCAGCTCCAGGCTGCGATGACGGCCACCTAG
- a CDS encoding ABC transporter permease, with protein MPSVPVLSRPILPAVRSLLVNLRDLWHARQLLRQLVQKELKVRYKHSALGFLWSLITPILMTVVFTAVFAIIIRIQVQDFAAFFIAGYLVWSFFQNAVQNSVQAITGNGALIRKVYFPREVLPLSNVVAQGVHFLLALLAISPYLVWTRGIGVVAHLPAVALGIVLIGVFASGLAMLFAAANVSFRDLQELVVVIFLVWFYLTPIIYPLQMVIDVAGDSAVGAVALQIVRANPLTWFVEVFRYPLYGIVRTTGENASSTLPVWPSGELILATTSVALVSFLAGYLVFHRNALTFAKEV; from the coding sequence GTGCCGTCTGTCCCGGTGCTGTCAAGACCTATACTCCCCGCCGTGCGCTCCCTCCTCGTCAATCTCCGCGATCTGTGGCACGCCCGGCAGCTCCTCCGACAACTGGTCCAGAAAGAGCTGAAGGTCCGTTACAAGCACTCGGCGCTGGGATTCCTGTGGTCGCTGATCACCCCGATCCTGATGACGGTGGTGTTCACCGCCGTGTTCGCGATCATCATCAGGATCCAGGTGCAGGATTTCGCGGCGTTCTTCATCGCCGGGTACCTGGTGTGGTCGTTCTTCCAGAACGCGGTGCAGAACTCGGTGCAGGCGATCACCGGCAACGGGGCGCTGATCCGCAAGGTGTACTTCCCGCGGGAGGTCCTGCCGCTGTCCAACGTGGTCGCCCAGGGAGTGCACTTCCTGTTGGCGCTCCTGGCGATCAGCCCCTATCTGGTGTGGACGCGTGGCATCGGCGTCGTCGCCCACCTACCGGCGGTCGCCCTGGGGATCGTTCTGATCGGGGTCTTCGCCAGCGGGCTCGCGATGCTCTTCGCCGCGGCCAACGTGTCCTTCCGTGACCTGCAGGAGCTGGTGGTCGTCATCTTCCTGGTCTGGTTCTACCTCACGCCGATCATCTACCCCCTGCAGATGGTGATCGACGTTGCTGGCGACAGCGCCGTCGGTGCTGTCGCCCTGCAGATCGTCCGAGCGAACCCACTGACGTGGTTCGTGGAGGTGTTCCGCTACCCGCTGTACGGGATCGTCCGCACGACGGGCGAGAACGCATCGTCGACCCTGCCCGTGTGGCCCAGCGGCGAGCTGATCCTCGCCACCACGTCCGTCGCGCTGGTCAGCTTCCTCGCCGGCTACCTGGTGTTCCACCGCAACGCGCTCACCTTCGCCAAGGAGGTGTGA
- a CDS encoding ABC transporter ATP-binding protein: protein MLDQLRDLIRPERANGTGAAIVVENLTETFRLYQEQPSGLKERLTTLKRANYTEFEALSDVSFTVEHGESVGVIGHNGSGKSTLLKVLARILPADRGRVEINGRVASLLELGAGFHGDLTGRENIYLNGAILGLTNEDIDRQFDAIVDFAGVRGFIDQPVRNYSSGMYVRLGFAIAVHVDPDVLLVDEVLSVGDAFFQTKSLERMASFRERGKTVFFVSHDLNAIEELCPRVLVLDHGELVFDGSTREGVQQYAQLMGTVSEDEDDGSARVGTGHVRIAAARLLDADGQVVNKVPPSKTLALQLDLRAEQDVEACSAGATFETGDGRRLYEVHSTWQGLGVGPLAAGDTAVLEIRFTAHVLAGHYRISPTVTDPTGRTGYDVLPRPVTFEVTPAPGGSGLVDLVAATRVVEGPSVDLSG, encoded by the coding sequence GTGCTCGACCAGCTCCGTGACCTGATCCGCCCCGAGCGTGCCAACGGCACCGGTGCGGCGATCGTGGTGGAGAACCTGACCGAGACGTTCCGCCTGTACCAAGAACAGCCCAGCGGGTTGAAAGAGCGACTCACCACCCTGAAGCGGGCCAACTACACCGAGTTCGAGGCGCTGAGCGACGTGTCGTTCACCGTGGAGCACGGCGAGAGCGTCGGCGTGATCGGCCACAACGGGTCGGGGAAGTCGACCCTGCTGAAGGTGCTCGCCCGGATCCTTCCTGCCGACCGGGGACGGGTCGAGATCAACGGCCGGGTGGCATCGCTGCTGGAGCTCGGCGCCGGTTTCCACGGCGACCTGACTGGGCGGGAGAACATCTACCTCAACGGGGCCATCCTGGGTCTGACCAACGAGGACATCGACCGGCAGTTCGATGCGATCGTCGACTTCGCGGGGGTCCGCGGCTTCATCGACCAGCCGGTGCGGAACTACTCCAGTGGGATGTACGTCCGGCTCGGCTTCGCGATCGCCGTGCACGTCGACCCCGACGTGCTGCTGGTCGACGAGGTCCTGTCGGTCGGGGACGCCTTCTTCCAGACCAAGTCGCTGGAGCGGATGGCGAGCTTCCGCGAACGCGGCAAGACGGTGTTCTTCGTCAGCCACGACCTGAACGCCATCGAGGAGCTCTGCCCGCGGGTCCTGGTCCTCGACCACGGCGAGCTGGTCTTCGACGGGTCCACCCGCGAGGGGGTGCAGCAGTACGCCCAGCTCATGGGCACCGTCAGCGAGGACGAGGACGACGGCTCCGCTCGGGTGGGGACCGGTCACGTCCGCATCGCCGCGGCGCGGCTGCTGGACGCCGACGGTCAGGTCGTGAACAAGGTCCCCCCGTCCAAGACCCTCGCGCTGCAGCTGGATCTGCGTGCGGAGCAGGACGTCGAGGCGTGCAGCGCCGGCGCGACCTTCGAGACGGGCGACGGTCGGCGCCTCTACGAGGTCCACTCAACCTGGCAGGGGCTGGGCGTCGGTCCGCTCGCCGCCGGGGACACCGCGGTGCTGGAGATCCGCTTCACCGCTCACGTCCTCGCCGGCCACTACCGCATCAGCCCGACGGTCACCGACCCGACGGGGCGGACCGGCTACGACGTGCTGCCGCGTCCCGTCACGTTCGAGGTCACACCGGCGCCGGGCGGGTCCGGCCTGGTCGACTTGGTGGCCGCGACCCGCGTCGTCGAAGGCCCGTCGGTCGACCTCAGCGGCTGA
- a CDS encoding glycosyltransferase — protein sequence MAAIVVNWNGALQLTACLDALVAQDHDDLEIWVVDNASTDGSRDLLERYAAERTAIAAMRPGQPPIRVLWNETNRGYAGAVNDALARIDATAVAVSNFDVQPRHDYVSTALGALLADDRRGAVQGKLLRPGRGADGSDVIDTTGHVAFRTRLFRNRGEGQADAGQWDEPGEVFGVSGALALYRRAMLDDVAVDIDGRSEILDEDLFAFFEDIDLDWRARMRGWVAWYEPRAVAEHERGGSGPRRTAHVEQLNFQNRLLTLIKCDSPSRLVRHLPGVVVTTVLKAGELLLTVPRAFFATFGAVRLVLRTLRKRRLVHAGATVPSRQVVDRWFDPFDYGDWMRSWWRRVRAERHRSRR from the coding sequence GTGGCGGCCATCGTGGTCAATTGGAACGGGGCCTTGCAGCTGACCGCCTGCCTCGACGCGCTGGTCGCCCAGGATCACGACGACCTCGAGATCTGGGTGGTGGACAATGCCAGCACCGACGGTTCGCGGGACCTGCTGGAGCGGTACGCCGCGGAACGCACCGCGATCGCTGCCATGCGGCCAGGCCAGCCACCGATCCGTGTGCTGTGGAACGAGACCAACCGCGGGTACGCCGGCGCGGTGAACGACGCGCTCGCCCGCATCGACGCGACCGCGGTGGCGGTGTCCAACTTCGACGTGCAACCCCGCCACGACTACGTCTCGACGGCGCTGGGCGCCCTCCTCGCCGATGACCGTCGCGGCGCCGTGCAAGGCAAGCTGCTGCGGCCTGGGCGGGGCGCGGACGGCTCGGACGTGATCGACACGACCGGCCACGTCGCGTTCCGCACCCGGCTGTTCCGCAACCGCGGGGAGGGCCAGGCCGACGCCGGCCAGTGGGACGAGCCCGGTGAGGTGTTCGGCGTGTCCGGAGCCTTGGCGCTGTACCGGCGAGCGATGCTCGACGACGTCGCGGTGGACATCGACGGGCGGTCGGAGATCCTCGACGAGGACCTGTTCGCGTTCTTCGAGGACATCGACCTGGATTGGCGCGCCCGGATGCGCGGCTGGGTGGCGTGGTACGAGCCCCGTGCGGTCGCCGAGCACGAGCGGGGCGGTTCCGGACCTCGTCGCACGGCCCACGTCGAGCAGCTGAACTTCCAGAACCGGCTGCTGACCCTGATCAAGTGCGACAGTCCGTCGCGCCTGGTGCGCCACCTCCCCGGCGTCGTCGTCACGACGGTGCTCAAGGCCGGGGAGCTGCTGCTGACCGTCCCCCGTGCGTTCTTCGCGACGTTCGGCGCCGTCAGGCTGGTCCTGCGGACGCTCCGCAAGCGGCGGCTGGTCCACGCGGGCGCCACCGTCCCCAGCCGCCAGGTGGTCGACCGCTGGTTCGATCCGTTCGACTACGGCGACTGGATGCGCAGCTGGTGGCGCCGGGTGCGGGCCGAACGCCACCGATCACGGCGCTGA